In Dama dama isolate Ldn47 chromosome 20, ASM3311817v1, whole genome shotgun sequence, a single window of DNA contains:
- the CD2 gene encoding T-cell surface antigen CD2 translates to MNLACEILASFLLIFIVPTKGEDPESTVVWGALDHDLILDIPGFQGSDTVADIQWNKNKEKIARIRKDKPLYNQMDKYVMFTNGTLKIKTLMRNDSDLYKVEVYNSNGVNLLSKTFDLKIQEMLSGPEINWTCTNRTVSCKVENGSDPTLELFLNKSTVQKGHQRLITYKWNTKWNKTFKCMAHNHVDKKVSMVTVMCPDEGLDLYLIIGICVGGVVLLIFVALLICYISRRKKQSHRRDDEQLEITAQKATLEERGRKPHQIPVSTPANPGMSQTPPVPGHRSQPPAHRPRPVGPRVQPQQKRLPPTPGTQVHQQKGPPLPKPRVQTKPPSDAEENS, encoded by the exons ATGAACCtcgcatgtgaaatcttagccaGCTTCCTTCTGATTTTCATTGTTCCCACCAAAG GTGAAGACCCTGAAAGCACTGTCGTCTGGGGTGCCTTGGATCATGACCTCATCCTGGACATTCCTGGTTTTCAAGGGAGTGATACGGTAgcagatatacaatggaacaaaaacaaagagaagattGCACGAATCAGGAAAGACAAGCCACTTTACAACCAAATGGACAAATATGTTATGTTTACAAATGGAACTCTGAAAATTAAAACTCTGATGAGAAACGATAGTGATCTCTATAAGGTAGAGGTATATAATTCAAATGGAGTAAACCTACTGAGCAAAACCTTTGATTTGAAGATTCAAG agatGCTCTCAGGACCTGAAATTAACTGGACCTGTACCAACAGAACTGTGAGCTGCAAGGTAGAAAATGGAAGTGATCCTACATTAGAACTGTTTTTAAATAAGAGCACTGTCCAAAAAGGTCATCAGAGGCTCATCACCTACAAGTGGAACACCAAATGGAATAAAACATTCAAGTGCATGGCGCATAACCATGTCGATAAGAAAGTCAGCATGGTGACGGTCATGTGTCCAG ATGAAGGCCTGGATTTGTACCTCATCATCGGCATTTGTGTAGGAGGCGTTGTCTTGCTCATCTTCGTGGCACTACTCATCTGCTACATCAGCAGGAGGAAAAAACAGAGCCACAGGAGAGATG ATGAGCAGCTGGAGATAACAGCACAGAAAGCGACCCTTGAGGAAAGAGGCCGGAAGCCTCACCAGATTCCAGTCTCAACTCCTGCAAATCCAGGCATGTCCCAAACTCCTCCAGTACCTGGTCACCGTTCTCAGCCCCCCGCTCATCGTCCCCGGCCTGTTGGCCCCCGTGTCCAGCCCCAGCAGAAGAGGCTTCCTCCAACGCCAGGCACACAAGTTCACCAGCAAAaaggccctcccctccccaagccTCGCGTTCAAACGAAACCTCCCAGTGACGCCGAAGAAAACTCCTAA